In Actinomycetes bacterium, the genomic window CGCAAGACGCGCCGCGGTCGAACCACACAACGATGGGGCCTCCCGTCACGAAGTAGCGACCCGAATGGAGCTGGGGAGATGAAACGACTTATCGCCACCGCACTTACCGTGGCTGCAGTTCTGACGATTGCGCTGATCAGTGGCCCGGCCGGAGCCCAGACCACGACGGATGTGTACGTAGTGCACGGACTGAATCTGGACGGTCAGACAGCGCAGACGGACGGTGGCACGAATGTCACCGTATGTGCCAACGGCGCCGAGCTGATCGGTGACTTCGAGTTCGGCCAGATCGTCGGCCCGACGGCGCTGACCAGCGGCACAGCCGTCGACATCGTCGTCTACGGCGGAGCCAACGTCGACTGCGCCGACCCGGGCCAGGCCAATGCGCTGATCACCCAGAGCGTCACACCCACCGGCGGCGCCGTTGCCCTGGTCGCCACATCGGCTGCCAACACGCTCGCCCTGACGCCATACCCGCTGAACTCGGACTGCGTCGACGAGGGTTCCGGTCGCCTAACCGCTGCCCACGCCTCGGGTGATACCCCTGAGGTGACAGTGCTCGTCGCTGGCGACCCGGTCGGCAACCTGACCTTCGGCAACTCACTCGACGCCGACCTGCCCGCCGCCTCCTACGACGTGCAGGTGAACCTGGGCGACACAGCGGTGGTCGGCCCGGCCTCAATCCCGGTTGCGGCTCAGGCCAATACGCTCGTGTTCGTGGTCGGGAATATCGCTGGCGATGACGGCTCCACTCCTGTCGTGCCCCTTGTTGGCGAGGACCAGCTCGAGCAGTGCGAGACGACAACCACGACGACAACCGCAGGTGACACGACAACCACGGTCGCCCCTGCGCCCAGTGCTGTCGCCCCGGCCACCGCTACCCAGTCTGGCGCAGCTCCCCTCGCCATCACGGGCTGACGCGAATCCCTGCTCGCCCCCACTCTGTTCTCTAGGTGGTGAGAAACCGCGATGCACGCGAAACGGCTGAACCGCTCAGCCCCTTCTGCTGCGCTGGGTTCCAAGCCGCGCACCGGGGGGAGGATCCCTCGTTTGGTTGAGGGCCCCAAGTAGCCGTCGGCCACCGTCCGTCGAAGAGTCCGGGACTACGTGGCTACATCCAGGGCTACATCGTGGTCCAGGCCAGCGGTCGACGGGCGAGCACGCCGGTGCTGAATCGCACCATTACTGGGTTCTCGCTAGAGCCCGAGACAGGAATCGAACCTGCGACCTGCTGTTTACAAGACAGCTGCTCTGCCAACTGAGCTACTCGGGCGGGGCTTCCGCGTTATGCACCGCGGGATGCTCCGCGGATTGTAAACGAGGTCCTTCCGGCTCCCCGATCTCGTGGGTGAGGGCGATCGTGCTTACCGAAGCATGGCGCAGTCGCAGAACGCACGGGGTCGGCGGGCCTTCGCGATTCCGACTGGCCTCTGGCGCGCGGAGGACTTTCGGATCTACCCGGGCGGCCCCGCAATCGGCCTCTGTTAGGTCCTAGCTGCACGAGGTCAACATCTGCCGAACTGGCCAGGGAACAGCGCCGTATCACAGGCGGGCTACGTTACGGCGGGTGTCCGAGAGCCGAAGCATTAATGACCAACTCGCGGCGGCGTTGGACGAGGCTCTGAAGCCGCACCAGGACTGGGCGGGAACCTGGACCTTGTCCAAGGCCGGAAACGCTCTTGATTGGCTGCAGAGCGCCGATGCGGTATTCCGAGAGCTGTCCGACGGCGAGGTGGGTCTGCTCGACGTAGTAGTCCTCGACGCTGCCGAGGTCCGCCAGCGTCGGGCGGAAGGCGTTCTGACCGCCGCAGACGCTCAGCTGGAAACCGCAGAGGAGCTCTTTGGAGAACTGAACCGCGACGGCAATAGCGACTCCGAGACAGGAGCACGTCTCTGGTTCCAGACGCAGCTGCTCGTGATCGGGGCAGCTGTATGCGGTGAGGTACTCGGCTGGAGCCCGTGTGGCCACTACGGCCAATTGGAGTCGGAGGTTGTGGCGGTCAGCTCCTTCAGAGGCCCCCGGATAGATGACTTGGTTCCCTCTGATGCACCGGAAGACAACCACCCGCGAGATCGGGGTACTGATCAGCGTCGATGAGAACCTCGAGTGGCCGTGGCAACGCGCAAGCTCAGCAAGGATGCGCCCGCAGCTGCACTGGAGGTGGGAACGAGGCACGTGGAGCTGAGCAGCTCGACCCCCTCTTGATCGCATCAGCCTCCCAAGCAGAAGGTCTGTAGTACCGCAGTCGGGCACCTCACGGACCAGCGTTCCACGTTGACCCATCCCGCGTTCCCAAACCTGGCTGGCAATGCCTGCCACCTTGCTTGTTAGCCCCACGGAGGAAGCAAACCGCGGACCTCCCACTCGGGCGGGACTTCCGCGGTTTACACCGCGGAAAGCTCCGCGGATTGTAAACGAGGTTCGAACGTT contains:
- a CDS encoding DUF4397 domain-containing protein, encoding MKRLIATALTVAAVLTIALISGPAGAQTTTDVYVVHGLNLDGQTAQTDGGTNVTVCANGAELIGDFEFGQIVGPTALTSGTAVDIVVYGGANVDCADPGQANALITQSVTPTGGAVALVATSAANTLALTPYPLNSDCVDEGSGRLTAAHASGDTPEVTVLVAGDPVGNLTFGNSLDADLPAASYDVQVNLGDTAVVGPASIPVAAQANTLVFVVGNIAGDDGSTPVVPLVGEDQLEQCETTTTTTTAGDTTTTVAPAPSAVAPATATQSGAAPLAITG